One Microbacterium trichothecenolyticum DNA window includes the following coding sequences:
- a CDS encoding ABC transporter permease: MNLEWVLRESDTILGLLGSHIALSVIPVVVGLLLALPLGWAAQRSGVFKTGLLSITGLLYTVPSLALFVLLPSVLGTRILDPLNVIVALTVYTLALLVRTVSDGLDSVAPETLQAADAMGYRPLHRLLSVELPVAVPVIAAGLRVAVVSNVSVVSIAALIGTPQLGLLFTQGAQLRFLTPIIVGIVLCLVLALVLDALVLLLARLMTPWTPRGAHA, from the coding sequence ATGAACCTCGAGTGGGTGCTGCGCGAGAGCGACACGATCCTCGGCCTGCTCGGCTCGCACATCGCGCTGTCGGTCATCCCTGTCGTGGTGGGACTGCTCCTCGCCCTGCCGCTCGGCTGGGCCGCGCAGCGCAGCGGCGTGTTCAAGACCGGCCTGCTGAGCATCACCGGGCTGCTGTACACGGTGCCCTCGCTCGCGCTGTTCGTGCTGCTGCCCTCGGTGCTGGGAACCCGCATCCTCGACCCCCTGAACGTCATCGTCGCCCTGACCGTCTACACCCTGGCCCTGCTCGTGCGCACGGTCTCGGACGGCCTCGACTCCGTCGCCCCCGAGACCCTGCAGGCGGCGGATGCCATGGGCTACCGGCCGCTGCACCGCCTGCTGTCCGTCGAGCTGCCGGTGGCCGTCCCCGTCATCGCCGCGGGGCTGCGCGTCGCGGTGGTCTCCAACGTCAGCGTCGTCTCGATCGCCGCCCTCATCGGCACCCCGCAACTGGGGCTGCTGTTCACCCAGGGGGCGCAGCTGCGCTTCCTGACCCCGATCATCGTCGGCATCGTCCTGTGCCTCGTGCTCGCCCTCGTGCTCGACGCCCTCGTGCTGCTGCTGGCGCGTCTCATGACCCCGTGGACCCCGAGAGGAGCGCACGCGTGA
- a CDS encoding HutD family protein, translating into MTGDEPDAWKLSVARLTAPAPFSLFPGVHRTLVPWGGDIRLEIDGRTHDVRHGDAVRFSGQAQTHLVALDRPCHAVNLLASGSEPTLVTVAAGARFDDAAIALVTEASDVAARFDVIRLDPREPLPSIGVVVRFDGD; encoded by the coding sequence CTGACCGGCGACGAACCCGACGCCTGGAAACTGAGCGTCGCGCGGCTGACAGCGCCCGCTCCGTTCTCGCTCTTCCCGGGCGTGCACCGCACGCTCGTGCCCTGGGGCGGTGACATCCGGCTCGAGATCGACGGGCGCACGCACGACGTACGACACGGCGACGCCGTGCGCTTCTCCGGGCAAGCGCAGACGCACCTCGTCGCGCTCGACCGCCCCTGCCACGCCGTGAACCTCCTGGCATCCGGGAGCGAGCCGACCCTCGTCACGGTCGCCGCCGGCGCCCGGTTCGACGACGCCGCGATCGCGCTCGTCACCGAGGCGAGCGACGTCGCCGCGCGCTTCGACGTGATCCGGCTCGACCCGCGAGAACCGCTGCCCTCGATCGGCGTGGTCGTGCGCTTCGACGGGGACTGA
- a CDS encoding IclR family transcriptional regulator: protein MAETPTRTVDRALSLLGAVCDSGPITLADAARAADLSASTALRLLRTLEAQEFVRRVADGRYAAGARIVQLGALALSNDSLVSLAEPALARVVAETGESCYLAVRGAGATALYIAIVEGTHSIRHASWVGRSIPLHGSAAGAVLEGGTGEAGYVVVMQGVEDDVTAIAAPIVVGGRVVASLSVVVPSYRTTDVKNASIGRLLVAESRSILAHPELPAATEERSR from the coding sequence ATGGCCGAAACACCCACCCGCACCGTGGACCGGGCGCTGTCACTGCTGGGCGCCGTCTGCGATTCCGGACCGATCACCCTGGCCGACGCGGCCCGCGCGGCCGACCTGTCGGCGAGCACGGCGCTGCGCCTGCTGCGCACACTCGAGGCGCAGGAGTTCGTCCGCCGTGTGGCCGACGGTCGCTACGCCGCCGGCGCCCGCATCGTGCAGCTCGGCGCCCTCGCCCTGTCGAACGACTCCCTCGTCTCCCTCGCCGAGCCGGCGCTCGCCCGCGTCGTCGCCGAGACGGGCGAATCCTGCTACCTCGCGGTGCGCGGCGCCGGGGCCACCGCGCTGTACATCGCGATCGTCGAGGGCACCCACTCGATCCGCCACGCGAGCTGGGTCGGACGCAGCATCCCCCTGCACGGATCGGCGGCCGGTGCAGTCCTCGAGGGTGGCACCGGCGAGGCCGGTTACGTCGTCGTCATGCAGGGCGTCGAAGACGACGTCACCGCCATCGCCGCCCCGATCGTCGTGGGCGGGCGGGTCGTGGCATCCCTCTCGGTCGTCGTGCCGAGCTACCGCACGACCGACGTGAAGAACGCGTCGATCGGGCGCCTGCTCGTCGCCGAGAGCCGCTCGATCCTGGCGCACCCCGAACTGCCCGCCGCCACCGAGGAGCGCTCGCGATGA
- a CDS encoding ABC transporter ATP-binding protein, whose protein sequence is MITFQNVTKRYGDAVAVDDLNLVAPTGKLTILVGPSGCGKTTSLRMVNRLIRPTSGDILLDGESTARMDVAAVRRRIGYVIQHAGLFPHRTIVDNVASTARLAGVSAKVARSRALELMERVGLPTSFASRYPWQLSGGQQQRVGVARALAADPAFMLMDEPFSAVDPVVRAQLQEEFLRIQREEGKTIVMVTHDIDEALKLGDYVAVMRTGGRLAQLATPEELLTSPADAFVADFVGRDRGYRSLGFRSVSDLPLTAEPVVTLGASAAEARAVTDDDWLLVVDAERRPLGWVETRHVGAAVVASDLNLAGTVAPRGGTLRQVLDAALSAPSRRGVIVDDDGAVAGSVTAAAVVAAIPELDAGAAA, encoded by the coding sequence ATGATCACCTTCCAGAACGTCACCAAGCGCTACGGCGACGCCGTCGCGGTCGACGACCTGAACCTGGTCGCCCCCACCGGCAAGCTCACGATCCTCGTGGGTCCCTCGGGATGCGGCAAGACCACGTCGTTGCGCATGGTCAACCGCCTCATCCGGCCGACCTCGGGCGACATCCTGCTCGACGGCGAGTCGACGGCGCGCATGGACGTCGCCGCCGTCCGTCGACGCATCGGCTACGTCATCCAGCACGCGGGTCTGTTCCCGCATCGCACGATCGTCGACAACGTCGCGAGCACCGCTCGCCTGGCGGGTGTCTCGGCCAAGGTCGCCCGCAGCCGGGCGCTCGAGCTGATGGAGCGGGTCGGGCTACCGACCTCGTTCGCCTCTCGGTATCCCTGGCAGCTGTCGGGCGGCCAGCAGCAGCGCGTGGGGGTCGCCCGGGCGCTTGCCGCCGATCCGGCGTTCATGCTCATGGACGAGCCCTTCAGCGCCGTCGACCCCGTCGTGCGCGCGCAGCTGCAGGAGGAGTTCCTGCGTATCCAGCGCGAAGAGGGCAAGACCATCGTCATGGTCACCCACGACATCGACGAGGCGCTGAAACTCGGCGACTACGTCGCGGTCATGCGTACGGGCGGTCGTCTCGCCCAGCTCGCCACGCCCGAGGAACTGCTGACGAGCCCCGCCGATGCCTTCGTCGCCGACTTCGTCGGTCGCGACCGCGGCTACCGCTCGCTCGGCTTCCGCTCGGTCTCCGACCTCCCGCTCACCGCTGAGCCCGTCGTCACCCTCGGTGCGTCGGCGGCGGAGGCTCGTGCCGTCACCGACGATGACTGGCTTCTCGTCGTGGATGCCGAGCGCCGCCCGCTCGGATGGGTCGAGACCCGGCATGTCGGCGCGGCTGTCGTGGCATCCGATCTCAACCTCGCCGGAACCGTCGCCCCCCGCGGCGGCACCCTGCGGCAGGTGCTCGATGCGGCGCTGAGCGCCCCGAGTCGTCGCGGCGTGATCGTCGACGACGACGGCGCGGTGGCGGGGTCCGTCACGGCCGCAGCCGTCGTCGCCGCGATCCCCGAGCTCGACGCGGGAGCGGCGGCATGA
- a CDS encoding ABC transporter permease codes for MIAYLLDPNNWAGSGGIPVLVGQHLVYTAVALLIAGVIGVPAGLYVGHTGRGVVVIAGFANALRALPTLGLIVLLVMIVAPLIASDLAFVIPSIIVLVLLAIPPIMTNTYAGIRAVDAAAVDAAVGMGYRPLKVLFSVQVPCALPLIISGFRGATLQVISTATIAAYVSLGGLGRLIIDGRAQNDYDKMLVGALLVAILALVVDLLLALASRVFVSPGLDRRTSRIPLRVRRAAVPAS; via the coding sequence GTGATCGCCTACCTGCTCGACCCGAACAACTGGGCCGGCTCCGGCGGCATCCCGGTCCTCGTCGGTCAGCACCTCGTCTACACCGCCGTCGCCCTGCTCATCGCGGGGGTGATCGGGGTTCCGGCCGGCCTGTACGTCGGTCACACCGGTCGTGGCGTCGTCGTGATCGCGGGATTCGCGAACGCCCTGCGCGCGTTGCCGACCCTCGGACTGATCGTGCTGCTCGTCATGATCGTGGCACCGCTCATCGCCTCCGACCTGGCCTTCGTGATCCCGAGCATCATCGTGCTCGTGCTGCTGGCGATCCCGCCCATCATGACGAACACGTACGCCGGGATCCGTGCGGTGGATGCCGCCGCCGTCGACGCCGCGGTCGGCATGGGCTACCGGCCGCTGAAGGTGCTGTTCTCGGTGCAGGTACCGTGCGCGCTGCCGCTGATCATCTCGGGCTTCCGCGGCGCGACCCTGCAGGTCATCTCGACGGCGACGATCGCCGCGTACGTCTCGCTCGGGGGTCTCGGGCGCCTCATCATCGACGGCCGCGCGCAGAACGACTACGACAAGATGCTCGTCGGCGCGCTGCTCGTGGCCATCCTCGCGCTCGTCGTCGACCTGCTCCTCGCGCTCGCCTCCCGCGTCTTCGTCTCTCCCGGCCTCGACCGCCGTACCTCGCGCATCCCGTTGCGGGTCCGCCGCGCGGCCGTGCCGGCCTCCTGA